From a single Nostoc sp. MS1 genomic region:
- a CDS encoding glycosyltransferase family 2 protein yields MPKVSVVIPAYNAMKYLPATVESVLQQTFSDIEVLIINDGSSDNIIEWTAQITDPRVKVISQENQGLSGARNAGINHASGEYIAFIDADDLWLPTKIEKQVRCLDNTPQAGLVYTWTAWTDEAGKPTGVIVAADVEGYVWEQMVVNDKISNGSSAMVRRICFDQVGLFDTELTSSEDRDMWIRLAAHYHFAVVKEPLTLYRRHSQSMSKNRPKMLKNIRRVFEKTFASVPTELLYLRNRSYGWINLYTAWTCMDEKDYKEAIKYRRQALLHYPQLIFTNYFLRLSLAILIMQVLGSQGYDNLRSLTRNLRRLVLRTAT; encoded by the coding sequence ATGCCAAAAGTCTCTGTAGTTATCCCCGCCTACAACGCAATGAAATATCTCCCCGCCACCGTGGAGAGTGTCTTACAGCAAACCTTTAGCGACATCGAAGTTCTGATAATCAATGATGGTAGCTCAGATAATATTATCGAATGGACTGCACAAATTACCGACCCAAGAGTAAAAGTAATTTCTCAAGAAAATCAAGGCTTATCAGGAGCAAGAAATGCGGGAATTAATCATGCATCTGGAGAATATATAGCCTTTATCGATGCTGATGATTTATGGCTACCAACCAAAATAGAAAAGCAAGTTCGATGTTTAGATAATACTCCCCAAGCTGGTTTAGTTTACACATGGACAGCTTGGACTGATGAAGCAGGTAAGCCTACAGGTGTGATAGTAGCTGCCGATGTGGAAGGCTATGTTTGGGAACAAATGGTGGTGAATGACAAAATATCTAATGGTAGTTCGGCAATGGTGCGTCGAATTTGTTTTGATCAAGTAGGTTTATTTGACACAGAATTAACCAGTTCTGAAGACCGTGATATGTGGATTAGACTAGCAGCACATTATCACTTTGCGGTGGTCAAAGAACCACTGACACTCTACCGCCGACACTCGCAAAGTATGAGTAAAAATCGTCCAAAAATGCTCAAGAATATCCGTCGTGTTTTTGAGAAAACTTTTGCATCAGTGCCAACTGAATTATTATATTTACGTAATCGTAGTTACGGATGGATAAATCTTTATACAGCTTGGACTTGTATGGATGAGAAAGATTACAAGGAAGCAATAAAATATCGCCGCCAAGCTCTTTTACATTATCCCCAACTTATTTTTACCAATTATTTTTTACGTTTGAGTCTAGCAATTTTGATTATGCAGGTGTTAGGTTCTCAAGGCTATGATAACTTGCGATCGCTCACTCGTAACTTGAGAAGATTAGTTTTAAGAACTGCAACTTAA
- a CDS encoding glycosyltransferase family 2 protein: protein MPKVSIVIPAYNAMAYLPTTLDSVFEQTFTDFEVLIVNDGSSDNIADWVASLTDARIRLINQENQGLTGAHNTGVVQAQGEYIAFLDADDLWEASKLEKQVNCLDNNPEVGLVDTWVMLIDEDGVSTGTVLKTNAEGNVWQQIIQCPTVVCGSSPLVRKICFQELGLFDPQMGGSSDWDMWIRIASRYNFALIKEPLTLYRQHRSSMSKNCDRVFRENQAVIEKTFKSVSPELQNLKQRAYALVYLYLAWRALDNRNYEQAIYYRQQAYINDPKVIYSKSGLSQQFAITVTRFFGSSGLDGVRNISRTLRRNILTLIS from the coding sequence ATGCCCAAAGTTTCTATAGTAATTCCAGCTTACAATGCAATGGCCTACCTACCAACAACGCTGGATAGTGTTTTTGAGCAAACATTTACTGACTTTGAAGTATTAATAGTTAATGATGGTAGCTCTGACAATATTGCTGATTGGGTTGCCAGTCTGACAGATGCCAGAATCCGTTTGATTAATCAAGAGAATCAAGGTTTAACTGGCGCACATAATACAGGTGTCGTCCAAGCACAAGGTGAATATATCGCATTTTTAGATGCTGATGACCTGTGGGAAGCAAGCAAATTAGAAAAACAAGTAAATTGCTTAGATAACAATCCTGAAGTTGGTTTAGTAGATACTTGGGTGATGTTAATTGATGAGGATGGAGTATCTACTGGAACGGTACTGAAAACTAACGCCGAGGGTAACGTCTGGCAACAAATTATTCAATGTCCTACCGTTGTTTGTGGGAGTTCGCCTCTAGTCCGCAAAATTTGCTTTCAAGAATTAGGTTTATTTGATCCACAAATGGGTGGTTCATCCGATTGGGATATGTGGATTCGGATTGCATCTCGTTATAACTTTGCCTTAATAAAGGAACCATTGACTCTGTACAGACAACATCGTAGCAGTATGTCAAAAAACTGCGATCGCGTGTTTCGAGAAAACCAAGCTGTTATCGAAAAAACCTTCAAATCCGTTTCCCCAGAATTGCAAAACCTTAAACAACGTGCCTACGCCTTAGTTTACTTGTACTTAGCGTGGAGAGCCTTAGATAACAGAAACTACGAACAAGCAATTTACTATCGCCAACAAGCTTACATTAACGACCCCAAAGTCATCTACTCCAAATCTGGATTATCCCAGCAATTCGCTATAACTGTCACCCGCTTCTTCGGTTCTTCCGGGTTAGATGGAGTCAGAAATATTAGCCGCACCTTACGCCGAAATATCCTTACTTTAATCTCTTAA
- a CDS encoding PsaJ protein, with protein MAQSKDAQKGYFVRYLSLAPVLAVLAVSIAFSTWAIFNFIFPDLLFHPLP; from the coding sequence ATGGCTCAATCAAAAGATGCACAGAAGGGATATTTCGTCAGATATCTTTCTCTGGCTCCAGTTCTTGCTGTTCTAGCAGTATCAATTGCCTTCTCTACATGGGCAATCTTTAACTTTATTTTTCCTGACCTTCTTTTCCATCCTCTGCCATAA
- a CDS encoding DUF937 domain-containing protein, producing the protein MGLFDQILGAVNNPNQQGSLGQLGNIISTVNQLSNTTGTNPSTMQSVVGVVGNYVRSALQQKQATEGNEAAQTFVNQYAGTSSNPQAVNSLFSPNIQQQVAQAASQHTGLDAGTIQQLLPVIVPLVLNFLQSGANAQNPQGGGNSVLNSFLDADSDGDVDITDAMQLMSRFVGR; encoded by the coding sequence ATGGGACTGTTTGATCAAATTCTCGGCGCTGTTAATAATCCCAATCAACAAGGTAGTTTAGGTCAATTGGGAAACATCATCAGCACAGTCAATCAGCTAAGTAATACAACTGGCACAAATCCTTCCACAATGCAATCTGTGGTAGGTGTGGTAGGTAACTATGTACGTTCCGCCTTACAACAGAAGCAAGCCACAGAAGGTAATGAAGCTGCACAAACATTCGTTAATCAATATGCAGGAACTTCATCTAACCCTCAAGCCGTCAATTCCCTTTTTTCTCCTAATATCCAACAACAGGTGGCACAGGCAGCTTCCCAACACACAGGATTAGATGCTGGTACAATTCAGCAATTATTGCCAGTCATCGTACCTTTAGTATTAAACTTTTTACAATCTGGTGCTAATGCTCAAAATCCTCAAGGTGGGGGTAATTCTGTATTAAATTCTTTCTTAGATGCAGACAGCGATGGTGATGTAGATATCACTGATGCTATGCAGTTAATGAGTAGATTTGTTGGTAGATAG
- a CDS encoding Mo-dependent nitrogenase C-terminal domain-containing protein, with protein sequence MTSLTQIHTHKDLLYPLRKWLEEIEIQSPQLAHLLCKAIPAQCPFERDVKLFGRILFHIPPMCKLNPLYEEVVGLRFKALCYLADKCGEDVTAYC encoded by the coding sequence ATGACAAGCTTAACTCAAATCCATACTCACAAAGACTTACTCTATCCCCTCCGCAAATGGTTGGAAGAAATTGAAATTCAAAGTCCTCAACTAGCTCATCTATTATGTAAAGCCATCCCTGCTCAATGTCCGTTTGAAAGAGACGTTAAACTATTTGGTCGTATATTGTTTCATATTCCTCCAATGTGCAAATTAAATCCCTTATACGAAGAAGTAGTAGGTTTACGTTTCAAAGCACTGTGTTACCTTGCTGATAAATGCGGTGAAGATGTGACAGCTTATTGTTAA
- a CDS encoding lipopolysaccharide biosynthesis protein has protein sequence MLIKKIKAQLSSPFIRNVGWLGTAELVNRIFRLGTTVTLARTFSSQDYGAMALIYTIFEFANVFTLRGGIGSKIIQADEKELPMICNTSFWLNLMLCTAIFVFQCAAAFPIAQFYGNQQLALPICTLAIVYLLYPVFMVNSALIERNNRLKITAICNATQAFVGNAITVILAILGMGIWAVVLPIVFSTPIWIFITWINNSWRPPSKFSLERWREVFNFGKNMLAVEFLNKIRNNLDYLIVGKFLGPVQLGIYFFAFNGGSGISSNVINTFMSALYPYICAVREDRVEFKKRYISSLKKVLSLVIPLILTQSILAPIYVPIIFGEKWKPAVPILIIICLSVILRVFGWANSLLLNAVDKTHINLNINLIFTVLFGITVLLTVQWGILGVAIGILVIHIIYIPISVTWSYKYIFDKHNHSLNQVKTVK, from the coding sequence ATGCTCATCAAGAAGATCAAAGCACAATTATCAAGTCCATTTATCCGTAACGTTGGTTGGTTAGGAACCGCAGAGTTAGTCAATCGCATTTTCCGCTTAGGAACAACAGTAACTCTAGCACGCACTTTTAGCTCCCAAGATTATGGAGCAATGGCTCTCATCTACACAATTTTTGAATTTGCTAATGTTTTTACTCTTAGGGGTGGTATTGGTTCAAAAATTATTCAAGCAGATGAGAAAGAACTGCCAATGATATGCAACACTTCATTTTGGTTAAACCTAATGTTGTGTACAGCAATTTTCGTATTCCAGTGTGCCGCCGCTTTTCCTATTGCTCAGTTCTATGGTAATCAACAATTAGCCTTACCTATCTGCACTTTAGCTATTGTATATCTTCTCTACCCTGTCTTCATGGTTAATTCGGCTTTAATTGAACGAAATAACCGCCTGAAAATTACAGCAATTTGTAATGCTACTCAAGCATTTGTGGGTAATGCTATTACAGTAATTTTAGCTATTTTAGGCATGGGAATTTGGGCTGTTGTTTTGCCTATAGTTTTTTCGACACCAATTTGGATCTTCATCACCTGGATAAATAATTCTTGGCGACCTCCGAGCAAATTCTCTCTCGAAAGATGGCGTGAAGTTTTTAATTTTGGTAAAAATATGCTCGCTGTGGAGTTTCTTAACAAAATTAGAAATAATTTAGATTATTTAATAGTAGGTAAGTTTCTAGGTCCAGTACAGTTAGGTATTTACTTTTTTGCTTTCAATGGTGGTTCTGGTATTAGCTCGAATGTAATTAATACATTTATGTCCGCTTTATATCCTTATATATGTGCTGTTAGAGAAGACCGTGTAGAGTTTAAAAAAAGATATATTAGTAGTCTCAAGAAGGTGCTTTCATTAGTCATTCCACTTATCTTGACTCAATCCATTTTAGCTCCCATATACGTACCTATTATATTTGGCGAAAAATGGAAGCCTGCTGTACCAATTCTGATAATTATCTGTTTATCAGTCATCCTGAGAGTTTTTGGATGGGCTAATTCACTTCTATTGAATGCTGTAGATAAAACTCATATTAACTTAAATATCAATTTGATATTCACTGTATTGTTTGGTATTACAGTTTTATTAACAGTGCAGTGGGGAATACTTGGGGTAGCTATTGGTATTTTAGTAATTCATATAATATACATACCAATTTCGGTTACCTGGAGCTACAAATATATTTTTGATAAACATAATCACTCCTTAAACCAAGTTAAAACAGTCAAATAA
- a CDS encoding glycosyltransferase family 2 protein: protein MTKISVIIPAYNAEKTILATIKSVLKQTFTDFEIIIINDGSTDKTLEILQNIQDDRLKIFSYENSGASSARNRGITHATGNYISFLDADDLWTPDKLEAQYAALQAHPEAGVAYSWTYVVNAEGELLRTIEHTYEGNVYGEMLLRSFLTCGSNPLIRRGAIESVGEFDVTLKSGDDWDYWLRLAYKWNFVVVPKHQIFYLRSVTSKSFKLKVIRDSALTILDKAIKLAPVELQYLKNISLSNIYGYNVQLYLDSLSFNSNTDIKYVLGNWWKYVYYNPKTLKDIGTYKLLIKILLAAIISPKLMSSLLDSFRKTKQPKNLQIQP, encoded by the coding sequence ATGACTAAAATATCTGTAATTATTCCAGCGTACAATGCTGAAAAGACAATCTTAGCAACTATAAAATCTGTCTTAAAACAAACATTCACTGATTTTGAAATTATAATTATTAATGATGGTTCAACTGATAAAACATTAGAAATTTTGCAAAATATTCAGGACGATCGCCTAAAGATTTTTTCTTATGAAAATAGTGGAGCATCAAGCGCTCGTAATCGAGGAATTACTCATGCCACAGGCAACTATATCAGCTTTCTTGATGCAGATGATTTGTGGACACCAGATAAACTAGAAGCTCAATATGCTGCTTTACAAGCGCATCCAGAAGCTGGTGTTGCCTATAGTTGGACTTATGTAGTTAATGCAGAAGGAGAATTATTAAGAACTATTGAGCATACCTATGAAGGTAATGTTTACGGAGAAATGTTATTAAGGAGTTTTTTAACTTGCGGTTCAAATCCCTTAATTAGAAGAGGAGCAATAGAATCTGTAGGAGAGTTTGATGTTACATTGAAATCTGGAGACGATTGGGATTATTGGTTACGCTTGGCTTATAAGTGGAATTTTGTTGTAGTCCCAAAACACCAAATTTTTTATCTACGTTCAGTAACATCAAAGTCATTTAAACTAAAGGTAATTAGAGACTCTGCTTTAACTATTCTAGATAAAGCAATAAAATTAGCCCCAGTAGAACTGCAATACTTAAAAAATATTAGTTTATCTAATATTTATGGATATAATGTACAGTTATATCTAGATAGCCTCAGTTTTAATTCTAATACTGATATTAAATATGTTCTTGGTAATTGGTGGAAATATGTTTATTACAACCCAAAAACATTAAAAGATATAGGTACTTATAAATTACTAATTAAAATTTTATTAGCTGCAATCATATCGCCAAAATTGATGAGCAGTCTTTTAGATTCTTTCAGAAAAACTAAACAACCAAAAAATTTGCAAATACAACCTTAA
- a CDS encoding glycosyltransferase family 2 protein, which translates to MPTISIIIPAYNAEKTILETINSVLEQTFSDFEIIVVNDGSTDKTLEVLQSIVDKRLKVFCYENSGVSSARNRGISHAVGDYISFLDADDLWTPDKLELQLATLKAYPEAGVAYSWVYTINETGEILKPFNSVYEGNVYTDLLKANFLTSGSNPLITRAAMDSVGEFDIKLAGGEDWDYWLRLAAKWHFVVVPKYQVFYRRSMSSNSFKLQKMREDTLIMLDKVMQMAPPELQYLRKESLSNIYRYIVELYIDSLNQNSQVDISFIVDNLWKYIIAKPETLKDIYTYKLMIKVLLISIISPKLMNNLLELIRKRKSQNKLQMQP; encoded by the coding sequence ATGCCGACAATATCTATTATCATTCCTGCTTATAATGCTGAAAAAACAATTCTAGAAACTATAAATTCTGTTCTAGAGCAAACCTTTTCAGATTTTGAAATCATAGTTGTTAATGATGGTTCAACAGATAAAACACTAGAAGTTCTTCAATCTATTGTTGATAAACGTCTAAAAGTTTTTTGTTATGAAAATAGCGGAGTCTCTAGCGCTCGTAATCGAGGAATTTCTCATGCGGTAGGAGATTATATTAGCTTTCTAGATGCTGATGATTTGTGGACTCCAGACAAACTAGAATTACAACTAGCTACTTTAAAAGCTTATCCAGAAGCTGGTGTTGCCTATAGTTGGGTTTATACAATCAATGAAACAGGGGAAATATTAAAACCTTTCAACTCTGTGTATGAAGGTAACGTCTATACAGATTTGCTAAAAGCAAATTTTTTAACAAGCGGCTCAAATCCCTTAATTACCAGAGCAGCTATGGATTCTGTAGGAGAGTTTGATATTAAATTAGCAGGTGGGGAAGATTGGGATTATTGGTTGCGGTTAGCGGCTAAATGGCATTTTGTGGTAGTCCCAAAATATCAAGTTTTTTATCGTCGTTCCATGTCATCAAATTCTTTCAAATTGCAAAAGATGAGAGAAGATACCTTAATTATGTTAGATAAGGTGATGCAAATGGCTCCACCAGAATTACAATATCTGAGAAAGGAAAGTTTATCTAATATCTACAGATATATAGTAGAGTTATACATAGATAGTTTAAATCAAAATTCCCAAGTTGACATCAGCTTTATAGTTGATAACTTGTGGAAGTATATTATAGCTAAACCAGAGACTTTAAAAGATATATATACATACAAATTAATGATTAAAGTCTTGCTAATCAGCATTATCTCTCCAAAATTGATGAATAATTTGTTGGAGCTTATCAGAAAAAGGAAATCACAAAACAAGTTACAAATGCAACCATAA
- a CDS encoding response regulator transcription factor, which translates to MTHILVAEDEVNLAQFLELELNYQGYQVSVAYDGLTAMIATQKLQLDLIILDWMIPGLSGWEICHSLRSHANNIPIILLGHKNQLRDDYLDVGADDYLCKPFEVEELLAKVWTHLSKTQQNFLSNKD; encoded by the coding sequence ATGACGCACATCTTGGTGGCTGAAGATGAAGTCAACCTAGCACAATTTTTAGAATTGGAACTGAACTATCAAGGATATCAGGTTAGTGTTGCCTACGATGGACTGACTGCAATGATAGCAACGCAGAAATTGCAGCTAGACTTGATCATTTTAGATTGGATGATACCTGGTTTGTCAGGGTGGGAAATTTGCCACAGCTTGCGGAGTCATGCTAACAATATACCGATAATCTTACTAGGTCACAAAAATCAACTCAGGGATGATTATCTAGATGTTGGTGCAGATGATTACTTGTGTAAACCCTTTGAGGTTGAGGAATTATTAGCTAAAGTCTGGACTCATTTGTCAAAAACACAACAAAATTTTCTCTCAAATAAAGACTAG
- a CDS encoding glycosyltransferase produces the protein MTQQVIDSTNNSLPSPTQKRYRVVLVHPSAGVNWSGGSEIFAIELARYLNSYFDVELLSGAECGNFSSPTGGISRTQAFNIVRHPLISQLVNKFASHPEIVIEHLSNFLPCAIRLLTKPADLIFPCNDYGGLAMAAFVRAIKGTPIVFTEHVGLMGGGKSLTRNLRFHPDQLVAFSEETAAFVRHHQPQQKVRIIPNGVDINKFTPLGNQIDFGLPKPIVLCVASLKRNSHKRIELAMQAVARLPQASLLLCGDGIDRDYFQAKGDDLLGKERFQIQSFSYEQMPEVYRSADVFTLPSMDEPFGLAYVEAMASGLPVVATDDAMRRYIVGEAGKLCDVTNTDIYAGAIAEILTQDWQVRARENALRFSWENIALSYRDLILETIHTHRQTTN, from the coding sequence ATGACACAGCAAGTAATTGACTCTACTAACAACTCTTTACCATCACCAACTCAGAAACGTTATCGAGTTGTGTTGGTACATCCCAGCGCAGGCGTAAATTGGAGCGGTGGCTCAGAAATTTTTGCCATAGAATTAGCCAGATATCTCAATTCTTACTTTGATGTAGAACTTTTGAGTGGTGCTGAGTGCGGTAATTTCTCCTCTCCAACAGGTGGGATTTCGCGTACTCAAGCTTTTAACATTGTTCGCCATCCCTTGATTTCTCAACTAGTTAATAAGTTTGCTAGTCACCCAGAAATAGTTATTGAACACCTCAGCAATTTTTTACCCTGTGCTATTCGTCTATTAACTAAACCTGCTGATTTGATATTTCCTTGTAATGATTATGGCGGGTTAGCAATGGCAGCTTTTGTCAGAGCCATCAAAGGAACGCCGATAGTTTTTACTGAACATGTCGGGTTAATGGGGGGAGGTAAATCATTAACACGTAACCTGCGGTTTCATCCTGATCAATTAGTAGCTTTTTCGGAAGAAACAGCAGCTTTTGTGCGTCATCACCAACCCCAACAAAAAGTAAGAATTATTCCCAATGGTGTGGATATTAATAAATTTACACCATTAGGAAATCAGATCGATTTTGGTTTACCAAAACCCATCGTTTTATGTGTCGCTTCCCTCAAGCGTAATAGCCATAAACGTATAGAATTAGCTATGCAGGCAGTAGCACGTTTACCCCAAGCTAGTCTATTATTATGCGGCGATGGTATTGACCGGGATTACTTTCAAGCTAAGGGTGATGATTTACTAGGAAAAGAGCGCTTTCAGATTCAAAGTTTCTCTTATGAACAAATGCCTGAAGTATATCGTAGCGCTGATGTATTTACCTTACCTTCAATGGATGAACCGTTTGGACTAGCTTATGTAGAAGCAATGGCTAGTGGTTTACCTGTAGTCGCTACAGATGACGCAATGCGTCGTTATATTGTTGGTGAAGCTGGAAAACTATGTGATGTAACTAATACAGATATTTATGCTGGGGCTATAGCAGAGATTTTAACCCAAGATTGGCAAGTACGCGCCCGTGAAAATGCTTTGCGTTTCAGTTGGGAAAATATCGCTTTAAGTTATCGTGATTTGATTTTAGAAACTATTCATACTCATCGCCAAACTACTAATTAA